The Montipora capricornis isolate CH-2021 chromosome 6, ASM3666992v2, whole genome shotgun sequence genome has a window encoding:
- the LOC138054192 gene encoding uncharacterized protein: MEEVAINTSKVQPKVWKRYVDDSYCIIKRDAVNSFHTTFNPIDPHISFPIEEESDRQIAFLDTLVSRKDNTITIDVYRKATQTERYLDFSSHHDKRLHRAIKLPSTPQGKNIEINHVIDALRANNYPSYVISNILKRKFSTHTCHPFA; this comes from the coding sequence ATGGAAGAAGTGGCCATTAACACGTCTAAAGTACAACCTAAAGTATGGAAACGCTACGTGGATGACAGCTATTGTATCATCAAAAGAGATGCTGTTAACTCTTTTCATACTACATTTAATCCCATCGATCCACACATCTCATTTCCTATTGAGGAGGAATCTGACCGACAGATCGCCTTCCTGGATACTTTGGTTTCTCGCAAGGATAACACGATCACTATTGATGTTTACCGCAAAGCAACTCAAACGGAGagatatttagacttttcttcTCACCATGACAAACGCCTACACCGCGCAATTAAACTCCCAAGTACACCACAAGGGAAAAATATCGAGATCAACCACGTCATTGATGCTCTACGAGCCAACAACTATCCCTCCTATGTTATTTCCAATATCTTAAAGCGGAAATTTTCCACCCACACATGCCATCCCTTCGCCTAA